One window of Candidatus Leptovillus gracilis genomic DNA carries:
- a CDS encoding ABATE domain-containing protein translates to MDNHRTEFDTISGALCLSFANAFNVDAGERHEEMLKEYADLVEWAQTLEVIDFSTAQSLRHEANQHPDEATAVLQSAWALRQVLYGVFAAIAHQQSPAPTDLDALNTALSGMLSHHQIVSHEDGFSWGWDDTAALEQMIWPVIRDAADLLTGDSLERVGQCANVRGCGWLFLDTSRNRRRRWCSMETCGNRAKVMRHYQRTKA, encoded by the coding sequence ATGGATAACCATCGCACCGAATTTGACACCATCTCAGGGGCATTGTGCCTGTCCTTTGCCAACGCATTTAACGTAGACGCCGGCGAGAGGCACGAGGAAATGCTTAAAGAATATGCTGATCTTGTCGAGTGGGCGCAAACGCTGGAAGTGATAGATTTCTCTACCGCCCAATCGCTGCGCCATGAGGCCAATCAACACCCCGACGAAGCTACGGCCGTTCTGCAATCCGCCTGGGCGCTGCGCCAGGTGCTCTATGGCGTTTTCGCCGCCATCGCCCACCAGCAATCCCCTGCACCGACTGATCTGGACGCGCTCAATACGGCATTGTCCGGTATGCTGAGTCACCATCAAATTGTGTCGCATGAAGATGGTTTTTCCTGGGGCTGGGATGATACCGCCGCGCTGGAACAGATGATCTGGCCGGTGATCCGCGATGCCGCCGACCTTCTTACCGGCGACTCGCTGGAGCGGGTCGGCCAGTGCGCCAATGTTCGTGGCTGTGGCTGGCTGTTTCTGGATACCAGCCGCAATCGCCGCCGCCGTTGGTGCTCGATGGAAACCTGCGGTAATCGGGCCAAGGTGATGCGGCATTACCAGCGCACAAAAGCGTGA
- a CDS encoding AzlD domain-containing protein, with protein MSVWLVLIGAGLVTFGLRLAFMLLVGRMTLPDSLCSLLRFVPPAIFGAIIFLGVLMPEGVLLLSPRENVRIITAGLAVLVAWRTKKILPTILVGMISFWFLQAVLG; from the coding sequence ATGAGCGTGTGGCTGGTTCTAATCGGCGCAGGGCTGGTGACCTTCGGCCTCCGGCTGGCATTTATGCTCCTGGTCGGGCGCATGACTTTGCCGGACAGCCTGTGCAGTCTGCTGCGCTTTGTGCCCCCAGCCATATTCGGTGCGATTATTTTCCTCGGCGTGCTGATGCCGGAAGGGGTGCTGTTGCTCTCGCCGCGGGAAAATGTGCGGATCATCACGGCAGGGCTGGCGGTGCTTGTGGCGTGGCGGACCAAGAAAATTCTGCCCACCATCCTGGTGGGCATGATCTCGTTCTGGTTTTTACAGGCGGTGTTGGGGTGA
- a CDS encoding alpha/beta fold hydrolase, producing the protein MGNLVWETDTGAVQRPLTQLWHHRWWILGISLGAAALAGLVVALTMPRGPATAVQALIVMASSLAVGLLAGLLMRSRWAMLLAPVAYIIAIELARLDAVGPTVDAIRLDNTFGILAFILGRGFHGLVGLLPMILGVEVGVLAARQLSGATTSGSRMKTVVRWIPTAVLALLVLALLLLILQPASTPPILGTDGEPLPGSIAELTTIDVNGSQQALMIRAYDADKPVLLYLSGGPGQSSLPWPRVLFDELSREFILVGWDQRGTGKSYAALDPDETLTLEQTIADTIAVTDYLRERFDEEKIYLLGESWGTTLAVLAAQQRPDLYHAIIGSGQMVSQRETDRLLYEDVLEYAASTGDEELAAQMRAFGEPPYADLYGYAFVMGQYEKLYKPYTPPQAFLEKGRAANLGPWNVLGSEYNLVEKVNVFRGFLDTASIVYPQLKSIDFRQDVPRLDVPLYVLDGAAELDARRDLALEWFNQVDAPIKRIFTFDNAAHAPAFEHFEAFTNIMTQTVLPETYTR; encoded by the coding sequence ATGGGAAACCTGGTCTGGGAAACGGATACGGGCGCGGTGCAACGGCCGTTAACCCAATTATGGCATCATCGCTGGTGGATTCTTGGTATTAGCTTGGGCGCAGCGGCGCTGGCAGGACTGGTTGTTGCCCTGACCATGCCGCGCGGCCCGGCAACGGCCGTGCAAGCGTTGATAGTCATGGCTTCCAGTCTGGCTGTGGGCCTGTTGGCCGGGCTGCTCATGCGCAGCCGCTGGGCCATGCTGCTGGCCCCTGTCGCCTACATCATCGCCATCGAACTGGCGCGGCTGGACGCCGTTGGCCCCACAGTAGACGCTATTCGCCTCGACAACACCTTTGGCATCCTGGCCTTCATTTTGGGGCGCGGTTTTCATGGGCTGGTGGGGCTCCTGCCCATGATTTTGGGCGTGGAAGTGGGCGTGTTGGCGGCGCGGCAGTTGAGCGGCGCGACCACTTCCGGCAGCCGTATGAAAACGGTAGTCAGATGGATACCAACGGCCGTTCTCGCCCTGCTCGTTCTTGCCCTGCTTCTCCTCATTCTCCAGCCCGCCAGCACCCCGCCTATTTTGGGAACAGATGGCGAGCCATTACCCGGCAGTATCGCCGAACTGACCACCATTGACGTCAACGGCAGCCAGCAGGCGCTCATGATCCGGGCCTACGACGCGGACAAACCTGTGCTGCTCTACCTCAGCGGCGGGCCGGGCCAAAGCAGCCTGCCCTGGCCGCGCGTCTTGTTTGATGAGTTGTCGCGGGAGTTCATCCTGGTCGGTTGGGATCAACGGGGAACCGGCAAATCCTACGCCGCCCTCGACCCGGACGAGACGCTGACCCTGGAGCAAACCATCGCCGATACCATCGCCGTCACCGATTACCTGCGCGAACGTTTCGACGAGGAAAAAATCTACCTGCTCGGTGAATCGTGGGGCACGACGTTGGCGGTGTTGGCGGCCCAACAGCGTCCCGACCTGTACCACGCCATCATCGGCAGCGGGCAGATGGTCAGCCAGCGCGAAACCGACCGTTTGCTTTATGAAGATGTGCTGGAATATGCCGCCAGCACAGGGGATGAAGAGTTGGCCGCCCAGATGCGCGCCTTTGGCGAGCCGCCCTACGCCGATCTTTACGGTTACGCCTTTGTCATGGGGCAGTACGAAAAGCTGTACAAGCCGTACACACCACCGCAGGCGTTCCTGGAAAAAGGGCGGGCAGCCAATCTTGGGCCGTGGAATGTCTTGGGCAGCGAGTATAACTTGGTGGAAAAGGTGAACGTCTTTCGCGGCTTTCTGGACACGGCGTCTATCGTGTATCCGCAGTTGAAAAGCATTGATTTTCGCCAAGATGTGCCCCGGTTGGATGTACCGCTCTATGTGCTGGATGGCGCGGCCGAACTGGATGCCCGCCGTGACCTGGCGCTGGAATGGTTTAATCAGGTAGACGCGCCCATCAAACGCATCTTCACCTTTGATAACGCCGCCCATGCCCCCGCCTTTGAGCATTTTGAGGCGTTCACCAACATCATGACGCAGACCGTCTTACCGGAGACGTATACGCGATAG
- a CDS encoding C39 family peptidase, translated as MPRRFLTVPHQPQRLESDCLASCAFMALAAIGVTADYDALLAVLDTRPWGTPHRNIRQLQDQIPGIQVTYRQGILADVFRALDADQPVILFVWTGDLPYWAIETWHAVVVVGYDEAQFYLNDPAFLTAPQTVSHGNLELAWIAHDTYYASIELAP; from the coding sequence ATGCCCAGGCGCTTCTTAACAGTTCCCCACCAGCCGCAGCGTCTTGAATCTGACTGTCTGGCATCCTGTGCTTTTATGGCACTGGCGGCGATTGGGGTAACAGCGGATTATGATGCCCTCCTTGCTGTGCTGGATACCAGGCCGTGGGGAACGCCACACCGTAACATTCGCCAACTGCAAGATCAAATTCCCGGTATTCAGGTGACGTATCGTCAAGGAATATTGGCTGATGTGTTTCGCGCCCTTGACGCCGATCAGCCAGTTATCTTGTTCGTCTGGACAGGTGATTTACCTTATTGGGCAATTGAAACGTGGCACGCCGTTGTGGTGGTGGGTTACGATGAAGCGCAATTCTACTTGAATGACCCTGCTTTTTTGACTGCCCCGCAGACTGTTTCTCATGGTAATCTGGAATTAGCCTGGATCGCCCATGACACTTACTACGCTTCGATTGAACTGGCGCCATAA